The region CTGATATAGTATCAATCAAACTTGCGTAATCTTGGTCTGTTTTTATAGCAGTATCGGTTGGACAAAGCTTTAAGAAATTTTTCCTCTTTTTTGCCGTTTCATGTGCCTTTTTTGCTCTTATTGAAAAGTATTTACTTAAACTTGCCGAACACTCACTTGGTCTTTCGCTACTTGATAGGCACAAAATAGCTTCGCATGCTAGTTTTGTATCCCCAGTAAGCTCGTCAGCCCCATATACGGCACTATTAAAAATCAAACAAGTTAGTAAAGCTTTTGATATAATCTTCATCGTTTTTTCCTTTCATTCCAAAAAATAAGATATTTACGCGTTTTTTAGATTGTCCAATACTATCTACTGGATGAATAGCAATATTCTTACAACCATTGCTTGCCAAGTAATCTTTGTAGTCTTGGGCTATCTTTTTATTTCCAATAACTATGATCTTATCAGCATTGTGTGCTACATAGAATGTTTTAACAATCATATTATTTGGTATATACTCATCGCCACTTTTTTCAAACATTAAGTTATATGTCCAGTTGTTTTGTTTTAAGAATGGGTCTAACGGAATATTGTGCCTTTCTTGCCTAATTAGTTCTTGGTTGATAGT is a window of Campylobacter concisus DNA encoding:
- a CDS encoding cag pathogenicity island Cag12 family protein, with the protein product MIKFTSLASIAAISFLFFGCSSIPKPIELDSSSQITINQELIRQERHNIPLDPFLKQNNWTYNLMFEKSGDEYIPNNMIVKTFYVAHNADKIIVIGNKKIAQDYKDYLASNGCKNIAIHPVDSIGQSKKRVNILFFGMKGKNDEDYIKSFTNLFDF